GTCGGCGACGGCGGCGGCGTACGTCTCGGCCGCGGCCTCGGCGAAGTCGGACGGACGGGCGACGGCGCCCACGCCCAGCGTCTCGATCGTCAGCCGCTGGGCCTCGACGGCCGGCGCCAGCTCGGCCAGTCCGCTCTCGACGACGGCCTCCTGCAGCGCCCGCCGGTAGCGGCCCCACCACGCGTCGACGGTCAGCCGGACCACCTCGGCGTCGAGGTGCCGCCCGATCCCAACGACGTGCGCGAGGCGGGCCGGACCGTCGCCGAGGCCGAGGTCGTCGGCGAGTCCGGCGAGCACGGCGAGGCGGCCGGGCACGTCGCAGGGATTGTGCTCCTCGAGGCGGAGGAGCAGGCTCGCGGCCGGGCTGCACAGCGTCACGCGGTCGCCGTAGAGCAGCGCCGCCTTGACGAGCGGGAGACCGACGGAGAGGTCGGGGGGAAGCGCCGAGCGCGGCGGCCCGACGCCGACGGTGAGGTCCATGGCGCGAGTGGTGGACCCGGGAAGGTCCGGCCCGCCGGTGCCACCCGCGGGTCATGGGATTGGTGCACTACCAGGCCGGCGACACAGTGGTGGCACACGTCCTCGCGACCTTGGGGCCTCCGGCCCCAGCGGCCTCCCACCACGCCCCCGAACAGATGCGCCGACAGGTCATCGAGAAGCTCGAAATCCTCGCCGACGCGGCCAAGTACGACGCGTCCTGCGCCTCGTCTGGCGGCAAGCGCGAGAACTCGCCGACCGGGATCGGCAACTCCACGGGCGCCGGCATCTGCCACTCGTACACCGAGGACGGCCGGTGCGTCTCGCTCCTCAAGGTCCTGTTCTCGAACGTCTGCATCTACGACTGCGCCTACTGCGTGTCGCGGCGGTCGAACGAGGAGGTCACCCGCGTGGCGTTCACCGTCGACGAGGTCGTCGAGCTCACGATGGGGTTCTACAAGCGGAACTACATCGAGGGCCTCTTCCTCTCGTCGGGCATCTTCAAGGACGCCGACACGACGACGGAGAAGCTGGTCGCCGTCGCGCGGTCGCTCCGCCAGGACCACGGGTTCAACGGCTACATCCACCTCAAGGTGATCCCGGGCGCGAGCCCCGAGCTCCTCACCGAGGCGGGCCGGCTGGCGGACCGGCTGAGCGTGAACGTCGAGATCCCGAGCGAGGCCGGGCTCAAGCAGGTCGCGCCCGAGAAGGACTACGACCAGGTGTTCGGGCCGATGGGCCACGTCCGCGACGGGATCACGGAGGCGAAGGAGGAACGGAAAAAGGACCGCCGCGCGCCCCGGTTCGCGGCCGGCGGCCAGAGCACGCAGCTCGTGATCGGCGCGACGCCCGAGACGGACCGCCAGATCCTCGAGCTCAGCGACGGGCTGTACTCGGAGCAGAAGCTCCGGCGCGTCTACTACTCCGGCTTCGTCCCGCTCGGCGGGGACGACCGCGTGCCGGACCCGGAGACCTACCGGGCCCCGCTCCACCGCGAGCACCGCCTCTACCAGGCCGACTGGCTCCTGCGGAAGTACGGCTTCGACCTCGACGAGGTCGCCCCGCCCGGCTCCGGCAACCTCGACGCCGAGGTGGACCCGAAGACGTCCTACGCCCTCCGCTTCCCGTACCTCTTCCCCGTCGACGTCAACACGGCGCCGGTCGAGTGGCTCCAGCGCGTGCCCGGGCTCGGGATCCGGAGCGCGAAGCGGATCGTGGCCGCGCGGCGGCGGGGCGTCGTCCGCTGGGACGACCTCCGGACGATGGGCGTCGTCCTCAAGCGCGCGCAGTTCTTCCTGACGACGCCGGACCACCGGCCCCAGCTCATCGACCGAGACCCCAACGCCGTCCGCCAGCGGATCGTGGGCGGGCGCGGCGACGGGGCGCCGC
This sequence is a window from Rubrivirga marina. Protein-coding genes within it:
- a CDS encoding putative DNA modification/repair radical SAM protein, with the translated sequence MRRQVIEKLEILADAAKYDASCASSGGKRENSPTGIGNSTGAGICHSYTEDGRCVSLLKVLFSNVCIYDCAYCVSRRSNEEVTRVAFTVDEVVELTMGFYKRNYIEGLFLSSGIFKDADTTTEKLVAVARSLRQDHGFNGYIHLKVIPGASPELLTEAGRLADRLSVNVEIPSEAGLKQVAPEKDYDQVFGPMGHVRDGITEAKEERKKDRRAPRFAAGGQSTQLVIGATPETDRQILELSDGLYSEQKLRRVYYSGFVPLGGDDRVPDPETYRAPLHREHRLYQADWLLRKYGFDLDEVAPPGSGNLDAEVDPKTSYALRFPYLFPVDVNTAPVEWLQRVPGLGIRSAKRIVAARRRGVVRWDDLRTMGVVLKRAQFFLTTPDHRPQLIDRDPNAVRQRIVGGRGDGAPQLSLFAPAPVRLAAPASAPLPKAA